TGCTGGCGGAGATGCATCGCGTCGGGCTGCAGGCCGAGGAGGACGCGGCCTTGCTCGAACAGGCACGGAAGGCCACCGATCAGCAGGTGGAGCCGGTGGACCTGCCCGCTGGCGTGAGTTCGGCGGAGAGCGATGCGGAGGGCGCGACCAGCTCAGAGCCGGCTGCTCAGGCGGGCGAGGCGCCGGCACCGCCCGAGGATCCGCGCTTCCGGGCACCCCCTCCCCCTGATGGGCCCAGCCCCGATGGTCTGCCGCCGCCACCGGTGCCTGGCCCATGACGCAGGAGCAGGCCTTTGCCGCGATCCTGCTGCGCGACAGCCCGCTGACGCGCGAGCAGCTCGAGCAGGCGATGGAGGCCCAGCGGCTGGAGGGTGGGACGCTCGCCGAGACCTTGCTGCGACTGCGCATCTTGCCGGAGGAACAGGTGCTGCGGGCGCTGGCGCAGCACCTGGCGCTCGAGTTCACCAGCCAGCTCGACCCCGAGGTGGTCGACGCCGGGTTGCTCGTCGACCTGCCGATCAACTTCGCCAAGACGCACTTGGTGCTGCCCCTGCATCGGGAGGATGGTCGCGTTCGCGTCGCGCTCGCCAACCCACATGCGGTCTTCGCCGGGGACGACCTGCGCACGCTGCTCGGCGCCGAGATCGTTCCGGTGCTGGCGACCAGCGAGCGCGTGCTCGACCTGATCAACCGCGTCTACGCCAAGCGCACGGGCACGGTCGAGCTCGAGCAGAGCGAGGAGTTCCAAGGCAACGCCGAGGAGCTGGTCGACATCATCGACGTCACGGATGAGGCGCCGATCATCCGTTGGGTCAATTCGCTGATCTTCCAGGCCATCAAGGAGCGAGCCTCGGACATCCATATCGAGCCGGGTGAGCGTGAGGTGGTGGTGCGCTACCGCATCGATGGCGTGCTCTACGAGGTGCGGCGCGCCAACCGCAACTACCTGCCGAGCATCGTCGCGCGGGTGAAGATCATGGCAGGGCTGAATATCGCCGAGAAGCGCCTGCCGCAGGACGGTCGCATCCGACGACGCATCGCCGGCAAGGACATCGACATGCGCGTGGCGACGGCGCCAACGGCGCGCGGCGAACGGGTCACGATCCGTCTGCTCGACAAGTCGACCGTCGTCTTGAATCTGGCGGAGATCGGACTCGACCCGGCGCATCTGGCGCAGCTCGGCGAGTTGATTCGGCGCCCCAACGGCATCTTGTTGGTGACCGGCCCGACCGGTAGCGGCAAGACGACGACGCTCTACGCCGCGCTCTCGGCGATCAATACCCCGGACAAGAACATCCTGACGATCGAGGATCCCGTCGAGTACCAGCTCGAGGGCATCAGCCAGACGCAGGTCAACCCGAAGATCGACCTGACCTTCGCCAACGGCCTGCGCTCGTTCTTGCGGCACGACCCCGACGTGATCATGGTCGGTGAGATCCGTGATCTCGCCACCGCCGAGATCGCGATCCAGGCCTCGCTGACCGGTCACCTCGTCTTCTCGACGCTGCACACCAATGACGCGCCGAGCGCGATCACGCGCCTGGTCGACATGGACGTCGAGCCCTTCCTCGTCGCTTCGTCGGTGATCGGGCTGGTCGCCCAGCGCCTGGTGCGCAAGGTCTGCCCGGAGTGCAAGCGCTTGCGCGCCGCGACGGCCGACGAGATCGCGGGGCTTGGATTGAGCGCCGACCAGTTCCATGCCGAGGCCGTGGCCGATCACGCGTTCAAGGACGCGAAGCGCCCGGCGCCGCCAGCGGGGATGGTCTATCAGGCGGTCGGCTGCCCGGCCTGCCTCGACACCGGCTACGCGGGTCGCGTCGGCATCTACGAGTTGATGCTCCTCGGCGAGGAGGTGCGCGCGCTGGTCTTGAAGCAGGCCGACGCCAACGCGATCAAGCGGGTGGCGGTCGGTCAGGGCATGCGGACCTTGCGGATGGACGGGGCGCGCAAGGTGATCTGCGGGCTGACGACGATCGAAGAGGTGATGCGGGTCACGCAGGAAGACTCGGTCTGACGCGATGCCGGCCTATGCCTACAAGGCGCTCGATGCGCGCGGGAGGAGCTGCAGCGGCACGCGCGACGCGGAGAGCCCGCGCGGGCTGCGCGCGCTGCTGCGCAAGGAGAGCATCTTCGTCACCGAGCTACACGAGACACATCTCGAGCCGGTGGCGAGCGGCAGCGCGCTCAAGCGCGAGGTGGACTGGAAGCGCTTCTTCGATCGCGTGCAGCCGCGCGACGTGGCGGTGCTGACGCGCCAGCTGGCGACGCTGCTACGTGCGGGCATACCGCTGGCGGAGGCGCTACAGGCGCTGCTCGAGCAGAACACCTCGGCCTTGTTGGGACGCGTGCTGGCCGTCGTGCGGACGCGCGTCAACGAGGGCACGTCGCTGGCGGAGGCGCTCTCGGTGCACGGCGAGGTCTTCCCCGAACTCTACGTCAGCATGGTGCGGGCGGGCGAGGCCGCGGGGAATCTCGAGCAGGTGCTGCTGCGCCTGGCTGATTTCATGGACGCGCAGGTGCGCCTGCGCGGCAAGGTCGCCGGCGCCCTGACCTACCCCGCGGTGCTGCTGGGCGTCGCGTCGATGGCGATCTTCATGCTGATGAAGGTCGTGGTTCCGAAGGTGACGGCGATCTTCGCCGATGTCGGGCAGGCGCTCCCTTGGTACACGCGCTTGCTGGTGGCGAGCAGCAACCTGATCAGCGGCTACTGGTGGTTGCTCGCGGCGCTCGGGGTGGTCGCCTGGCGGCTCTTTGCGCGCTGGCGCCGTACGCCCAAGGGTCGCGCGCGCTGGGACCGCTGGGTGCTCGGCTTCTGGCTGGTCGGGCCCTTGGCGCGGATGGTGGCGATCAGCCGCTTCTCGCGCACGCTCGGCACGATGCTCGGCGCGGGCGTGCCCTTGCTGCAATCCCTGGAGATCGTCAAGGCGATCCTCGGCAATCGCGTGTTGATGGACGTCGTGGACCAGGCGCGGGAGGCGATTCGCGAGGGCGAGAGCATCGCCGAGCCGCTGGCCCGCAGTCGAGAGTTCCCACCGGTGGTGACGCGGATGATCGCGGTCGGCGAGCGATCCGGACAGCTCGAGAGCATGCTCGCAACCGTCGCCGATGCCTATGAGACCGAGATCGACCTCAAGCTTGGCCGCCTGACCACGGTCCTTGGACCGCTGATGATCGTGGTGATGGGCGCAGTGATCGGCTTCATCGTTTTCGCGATCTTCATGCCGATCTTCCAGATGAATGACCTGATTGGCGGGGAGTAGGCGTCAGGCGCGCCGTGGAGGAGCTCATGGAACGGACACTGCACGTGTTGGGGATCGGTGGTGGGTGGCGCCGGGCGCAGCTTTGGCGCGCGGCACGGGCGCAGCGCGTGCGGGGCGCCGCCAGCGAGGGGTTCACCCTGATCGAGATCATGGTGGTGGTGATGATCATCGGATTGATCGTCGGTTCAGTCGGTTTCGTCGCCTTCAACCGCTTCAAGACCGCCCAGATCAAGAGCGCCCAGGCGATCGTCAAGACCGTCGAGGGCGCGATCGAGATGTACATGATGGACCACAACGGCGAGTGCCCGAAGAACGTCGGGGAGCTCCGGTCGCAGCGCATCCTCAGCAAAGAGCCCAAGGATCCGTGGAATGAAGTGATCATCTTTCGTTGTCCAGGCGAGAAGAACAGCGATGGCGCCGACGTCTTCTCGAAGGGGCCCGACAAGAAGGAGGGGACGGAGGACGACCTGAAGAACTGGGAAGAGTAGGCGCAGCGCATGTCTGCCCAGCGGAGATCGCCGGTGCCCGGCGCGCGCGGGGTCGCGTCGCCGGGCGCGCCTGGCGCGGCCGCCCAAGGCTCTGCGCGCGCAGACCTTGCGCCGGCGCGGCGACCCGTCGCGGCCGCTGGGTTCACGCTGATCGAGCTGATGGTCGTGCTCGCGGTCGTGGCGTTGGTGACGGGGGCGGCGACCGTGTCGTTGCGCTCGGTGCTGCAGAGCGAGCTGCGCAGCGCGGCCGCGCGGACGGCCGGCGCGCTGGCGGCGGCCTTCGACCGCGCGGCGATGAGTGGACGGACGGTGCGCGTGGCGATCGATCTGGACCAGGGGAGGCTATGGCTGGAGACGGCCGGCCGCGGGGTGGCTCTCGGGGCGTCGCCGGGCGCTGCCGGCGGGCGTGAGGCGTCCGCGGAAGCCTCCACGGACCCAGCGGAGGCGGAGGCGGAGGCGGAGGCGGAGGCGGAGGCGGAAGCCGACGCTGAGCAGGAGCAGGCGGAAGGCGGGGCGAGCGCCGGTGCCGCAAAGCTGCCCCTCGGGCTCGGCGGGGCAGCAGAGGACGAGGCCCCGGCTGGGATCGACCCCGCAGCGCTGTTGGCGGCCCATGAGCGCGACCTCGAGCCCCTGCGGCGGCCGAAGCCCCGGTTTCGCGCGGTCAAGGGTGCCGCTGGTGCTCGGCAACCGCTCGGCCGCGGTGTGCGGATCGAGGCCGTGCTGACCCCCCGCATGGTGGAGCCGCAGACCAAGGGGATCGCGTACATCCATTGCTTCGCTCAGGGGCTGGCGGAGCCAGCGGTGATCGTGCTGCGCAGCGGCGAGGACAGCTTCTATTCGGTGACGCTTCACCCGCTCAGCGGTCGTGCTCGGGTCCATGCCTGCCGCGTGCCGCTGCCCCACGATTTTGGGGATGAGGAAGCTGCTGCGCTGCTCGACGGACAGCAGCCCTGTGAGGGGAGTTGATGTCACGTCCCGAGCGGCAGTCGCGCCGATCGCGCGGAGCGCGGGCCACGTCGGCCGAAAGCTCGGGCTTCACCTTGGTCGAGGTGATGGTCGCGCTGGCGATCCTGGCGCTCGCGCTGACGGTAGTCGCTGAGGCGCAGCAGGCGGGCATGCGGCGCACGCTGCGCGCCCAATTCGTCACCACCGCGACGATGCTGGCGCGCGAGAAGATGATCGACGTCGAGGAGCGACTCTACGAGAAGGGCTTCTCCCAGTTCGAAGAGGAGCAAGAGGGTGACTTCGAGGGCGAAGGACTGGAGCGCTTTCGCTATCGCGTCACGATCGACAAGGTCGAGCTGCCGAGCGGCCTCGATGCGCAGGCATTGGCGGGGGCCCTCGGCGGGAGGGAGGGCAGCGAGGGCTCGGCCGGCGGCGCTGGCGGGGCGACGGCGATCGGAGGCCAGCTTCTCGGAGGCCAGCTCGAGCTCTTCCGTACGGTGCTGGAGCAGTCGATCCGGCGCGTCTCCCTGCAGGTGCTGTGGCGCGAGGGGCGCAGTGAGCAGCAGGTGCAGGTCGACGCCTACTTCACAGATCCGTCGCTCGTCGGCGGAGGCGCGATGGGGGGCCTCGCGGCGCCTGCGGACAGCGCGGCGCGTGGGCCTGGGGTAGCGCGATGAAGCTGGGCGATGCGCAGCAGCGGCGCCCGAGACGCCTCGCGGGCACGGCCGCGGCGCGGACGAGGTCCGCGGAGGGCTTCACGCTGATCGAGGTGCTGCTGAGCATGGCGATCATGGCGATGATGGCGGCGCTGGCCTGGGGATCGTTCTCGGCGACGGCGCGCAGCAAGACGCTGGCTGAGCGCTCGATCGGGCGCTATCAGCAGGTGCGCACGGCGCTCAACCGGATCGCGCGCGAGCTGGCGATGGCCTATCTCTCGAAGAATGACCAGAGTGGAGCGCTGCACCCGCGGACCCGCTTCGTTGGCAAGCGCGGCAGCAAGGTCGACGAGCTGACCTTCTCGACGCTGGCGCACGTGCGACTGCGTGAGAACGCGCGCGAATGCGACCAGAGCGTGATCCGTTACACGGTGGCGCCGGGCCCCGCGGGGCGCGCGGGTCGCCAGCGCTTGTTGCGGCGGGAGAGCCCGCGGCTGGGCAGCGAACGCGAGCCCGAGGAGGATGGCGCGGCCTATGTCGTGCTCGAGGACGTCCGCACGCTGCGCTTCGAGTACTACGATGCGCAGGCCAAGGAGTGGCGCGAGGAGTGGAGCACCATGGCGGCCGACGGTCAGCCCGACCGGCTGCCCGAGATCGTCCGCGTCGTGCTCACCGTGGTCGATGAGCGCGAACGCGAGCGGACCTTTCGCACCGCAGCACGAACGTTCTTGAGGGATCCGCTGTGGGTATCATCCGCCGTCGATTGAGCAAGCACGATCAGGGCGTCGCGCTGGTGGCGGTGGTCGTGATGGTCGCCGTGATCGGCGCGCTGAGCGCCGACTTCGCCTTCGGCGTGCGCGTCGATTACGCGGCGGCGGCGAACGCCCGTGACGAGCTGCGCGCCCATTATCTCAACCGATCGGCGATCAACCTGGGGCGGCTGCTCTTGCGGGTCCAGACGCAGATGATCGAGCCCAATCGACAATTGCTCGGTGGCTTCGACCTGCAGCTCCCCGACTACGCGTCGACGCTGCTGGCGGCCTTTCAGGGGCGCGAGGGCGCTGAGCTGCTCGGGGGGCTCTTCGGGGTCGCGCCGGGGGACATCCGCGGCCTCGGGCTTGGCGCCGGGAGCTTCGATTTGCAGATGCAGAGCCTCGATGGCCGCCTCAACCTCAACTGCGCGGGGGGGCCGAATCCGGGTGCGCCTGCGGTCCTGCGCCTGGCGGCGGGCGTGGCCGCGCTCTTGGCCCCGCGGCGTTACGATCGCCTCTTCGAGCGCATGGACGATCGCGGCCAGTACAACGACCGCTTGACCGTGCTGCGCGCGATCATCGATTGGGCCGACCAGGATCAGCAGCTCTTCGGTAGCAGCGCGGCCGAGGACTACCGCTATGAGGAGGGCAAGGACGGCTATCGGACGAAGAACCAGTACTTCGACACCCTCGAGGAGCTGCGGCTGGTCCGGGGCGTCGACGAGGATTTCATGGCGGCGTTCGCCGATCAGCTGACCGTATATGGTGGGTGCCGGCCCAATATCGCGCTGATGGGCATGCCGACGATCATGGCGCTGATCACGCAGTTCGCGGCTGTTCCGACCGATCCCGGGCTCGAGTACCGCAACCTGGCCTTGCTCGCGCGCTACGTCTACGAGATCGGTCAGCTCCGCGGCTTCAGCAAGGTCAAAGACCTGATCGATGCGGTCGAGGATCCGATGGGGCAGCTCAGTCTGGGCAGCGCGATAGCCGGCCTGCTCGGGCAGGGGAAGTCGGAGCCGCCGGAGGGACTGCCGCCCGTGACTGGCGTCAAGCTCTCACCGAAGGTCGAGGAAGCTGTGGTGGCCGGCCAGCCGCGCCGAGTCTGGCGTATGGTGGCGGAGTCCACCGTTGGCCGCGTGCAGAAGCGGCTGACGGCGGTCTGGGATCAGGGCCTGATTTCGATGCAGGCGAGCCGGGCCAACAGCGGACCGGGCGGGTTCGTCTATTGGCGAGAGGATTAGGGCGATGAGTCAGCGCGTGTTCGGCATCGATCTCGGTGCACACAGCGTCAAGGTTGCGGAGCTGGAGGTGGGCTTTCGCACGGTGCACCTGGCGCGCTTGCAGACGCTGGAGCTGCCTCCCGGCGCAGGCAGCGCGCTGACGCGCGGGCTGCAGGTGCTTGGGGACGCGGTCAGCGTCGGTCCCGGCGACCTGCTGAGCGTGGGCCTGCCGGGGGATCGTGTGCTGATGCGCCTGCTCGATGTGCCCTTCACCGATGCGCGCCGGGTGCATGCGTTGGTGGGCAGCGAGCTGGCGGACGATCTGCCCTGGGAGCTGGACGAGCTGGTCTTCGACCAGCGTGTCGTGCGAGCGGGCGGCAAGGGCCTGGCCGGGCAGGCGCTCGTCGGCGCGGCGCGACGAGATGAGCTGAGCGAGTTGGTGGCTCAGCTCGCTCAAGCCGGCCTCGCGCCGCAGGGCCTGATCGTTGCGGCGTCGAGCTACGGCAGCCTCTTGCGCCGCCTCGGCGAAGATCAAACCGTGCTGATCGTCGACCTCGGGCATCTCCACACCAACCTCGCCTTGCTCGTCGCCGGCCAGACGATGCTCGCTCGCTCGATCTCGCGCGGTGGCCACCAGATCACGGAGGCGCTGCGCAGCACCTTCCAGCTCGACTACCACGAGGCCGAGCAGTTCAAGCATGCGCATGCGCGCGTGGTCGATGATCCCCAACCGCTCGGCGCCAGTGAGCGGCGGGTGGCGCAGATGACGGCGCAGGCCATCGCCCCCGTGGTGGGCGAGGTGCGCCGGACGCTCGAGCTGGCGGCGAGTCGACTCGGGCTGCAGCCCGATCGCGTGCTGCTCTGCGGGGGTACGGCGCAGCTCCAGGGCTTGAGCCGGTACCTGGCGATCGAGCTCGAGCGCCCGGTGGAGCTGCTGAGCCTGGCCGCCGACCCGGACCTGGGTCGCGCCGACCTGACGCCGGAGGCGCAGCTCGTCGGGGCGCTTCCGCTGGCGTTGGCGCTCGAGCACGGGCGCCGGCAGGCGCTCGATCTGCGCCGCGACGAGCTGGCCTTTCAGACCAGTCGCTCGCTCGCCCGTGAGAAGGCGCTGCCACTCGGCATCGGGCTGGGGGTGGTGCTATTGCTCGCGGCGCTGAGCGTGGGTGCCTCGCTCAACGCCGTGCGCACCGAACACGCGGCGCTGAGCGCCGAGCTGCAGCGGAGCACGCGTCGGGTCTTGGGCGAGGCAGTCCGGGATCCGGAGCTGGCGACGCGCCGGGTGCGCGTGGGCGCGCGCC
The Pseudomonadota bacterium DNA segment above includes these coding regions:
- the gspE gene encoding type II secretion system ATPase GspE; the protein is MTQEQAFAAILLRDSPLTREQLEQAMEAQRLEGGTLAETLLRLRILPEEQVLRALAQHLALEFTSQLDPEVVDAGLLVDLPINFAKTHLVLPLHREDGRVRVALANPHAVFAGDDLRTLLGAEIVPVLATSERVLDLINRVYAKRTGTVELEQSEEFQGNAEELVDIIDVTDEAPIIRWVNSLIFQAIKERASDIHIEPGEREVVVRYRIDGVLYEVRRANRNYLPSIVARVKIMAGLNIAEKRLPQDGRIRRRIAGKDIDMRVATAPTARGERVTIRLLDKSTVVLNLAEIGLDPAHLAQLGELIRRPNGILLVTGPTGSGKTTTLYAALSAINTPDKNILTIEDPVEYQLEGISQTQVNPKIDLTFANGLRSFLRHDPDVIMVGEIRDLATAEIAIQASLTGHLVFSTLHTNDAPSAITRLVDMDVEPFLVASSVIGLVAQRLVRKVCPECKRLRAATADEIAGLGLSADQFHAEAVADHAFKDAKRPAPPAGMVYQAVGCPACLDTGYAGRVGIYELMLLGEEVRALVLKQADANAIKRVAVGQGMRTLRMDGARKVICGLTTIEEVMRVTQEDSV
- the gspF gene encoding type II secretion system inner membrane protein GspF, coding for MPAYAYKALDARGRSCSGTRDAESPRGLRALLRKESIFVTELHETHLEPVASGSALKREVDWKRFFDRVQPRDVAVLTRQLATLLRAGIPLAEALQALLEQNTSALLGRVLAVVRTRVNEGTSLAEALSVHGEVFPELYVSMVRAGEAAGNLEQVLLRLADFMDAQVRLRGKVAGALTYPAVLLGVASMAIFMLMKVVVPKVTAIFADVGQALPWYTRLLVASSNLISGYWWLLAALGVVAWRLFARWRRTPKGRARWDRWVLGFWLVGPLARMVAISRFSRTLGTMLGAGVPLLQSLEIVKAILGNRVLMDVVDQAREAIREGESIAEPLARSREFPPVVTRMIAVGERSGQLESMLATVADAYETEIDLKLGRLTTVLGPLMIVVMGAVIGFIVFAIFMPIFQMNDLIGGE
- a CDS encoding type II secretion system protein GspG, producing the protein MERTLHVLGIGGGWRRAQLWRAARAQRVRGAASEGFTLIEIMVVVMIIGLIVGSVGFVAFNRFKTAQIKSAQAIVKTVEGAIEMYMMDHNGECPKNVGELRSQRILSKEPKDPWNEVIIFRCPGEKNSDGADVFSKGPDKKEGTEDDLKNWEE
- a CDS encoding prepilin-type N-terminal cleavage/methylation domain-containing protein, translating into MSRPERQSRRSRGARATSAESSGFTLVEVMVALAILALALTVVAEAQQAGMRRTLRAQFVTTATMLAREKMIDVEERLYEKGFSQFEEEQEGDFEGEGLERFRYRVTIDKVELPSGLDAQALAGALGGREGSEGSAGGAGGATAIGGQLLGGQLELFRTVLEQSIRRVSLQVLWREGRSEQQVQVDAYFTDPSLVGGGAMGGLAAPADSAARGPGVAR
- a CDS encoding prepilin-type N-terminal cleavage/methylation domain-containing protein, whose translation is MKLGDAQQRRPRRLAGTAAARTRSAEGFTLIEVLLSMAIMAMMAALAWGSFSATARSKTLAERSIGRYQQVRTALNRIARELAMAYLSKNDQSGALHPRTRFVGKRGSKVDELTFSTLAHVRLRENARECDQSVIRYTVAPGPAGRAGRQRLLRRESPRLGSEREPEEDGAAYVVLEDVRTLRFEYYDAQAKEWREEWSTMAADGQPDRLPEIVRVVLTVVDERERERTFRTAARTFLRDPLWVSSAVD
- a CDS encoding general secretion pathway protein GspK — translated: MGIIRRRLSKHDQGVALVAVVVMVAVIGALSADFAFGVRVDYAAAANARDELRAHYLNRSAINLGRLLLRVQTQMIEPNRQLLGGFDLQLPDYASTLLAAFQGREGAELLGGLFGVAPGDIRGLGLGAGSFDLQMQSLDGRLNLNCAGGPNPGAPAVLRLAAGVAALLAPRRYDRLFERMDDRGQYNDRLTVLRAIIDWADQDQQLFGSSAAEDYRYEEGKDGYRTKNQYFDTLEELRLVRGVDEDFMAAFADQLTVYGGCRPNIALMGMPTIMALITQFAAVPTDPGLEYRNLALLARYVYEIGQLRGFSKVKDLIDAVEDPMGQLSLGSAIAGLLGQGKSEPPEGLPPVTGVKLSPKVEEAVVAGQPRRVWRMVAESTVGRVQKRLTAVWDQGLISMQASRANSGPGGFVYWRED
- the pilM gene encoding pilus assembly protein PilM, with the protein product MSQRVFGIDLGAHSVKVAELEVGFRTVHLARLQTLELPPGAGSALTRGLQVLGDAVSVGPGDLLSVGLPGDRVLMRLLDVPFTDARRVHALVGSELADDLPWELDELVFDQRVVRAGGKGLAGQALVGAARRDELSELVAQLAQAGLAPQGLIVAASSYGSLLRRLGEDQTVLIVDLGHLHTNLALLVAGQTMLARSISRGGHQITEALRSTFQLDYHEAEQFKHAHARVVDDPQPLGASERRVAQMTAQAIAPVVGEVRRTLELAASRLGLQPDRVLLCGGTAQLQGLSRYLAIELERPVELLSLAADPDLGRADLTPEAQLVGALPLALALEHGRRQALDLRRDELAFQTSRSLAREKALPLGIGLGVVLLLAALSVGASLNAVRTEHAALSAELQRSTRRVLGEAVRDPELATRRVRVGARPNKQAIRMTTAAEVYGLIADRLPARGQVQLDVTRLEIKPGKTVLRGTAETRKAVGEVVEALQQEPCFAEVSSGRISEVAEGKKQFALTLTTSCF